One Asticcacaulis sp. MM231 DNA segment encodes these proteins:
- a CDS encoding RHS repeat-associated core domain-containing protein, protein MSERQIWNSVIAAIGLVSFLGSAAQSVFAETVTEVTQYSYDGQNRLVCTATRMNASAYASVPADACLLGITGIYGDDRISKNIYDLAGQLIEVDRSVGDLNQKYARYTYTLNGEKASEQDANGNFTSLSYDGFDRILKLQYPSTTSGAGTSSVSDYELFGYDAKGNKTSWRRRDGNTIAYTFDALAREIVRDLPSGTSSDVYTGYNLLGDVIYKRFVSASGTGVSYTHDALGRITSTTDMNGRTLSYQYNAASAATRITWPDNNYAGFGLDNTNRLVSIGMNANSGLVSQTYDSLGRVAAIVKGGGTTSYSYDDADHLIAMTNDFAGTANDISWSFSNYNPARQLMAWNASTTIYDYKQIGAAATSKTFDGLNRDATIAALTGGYDARGNMTYDGTRTLTYDLENRLLTATGGSASLTLAYDPEGRLYKYISGSTITTFLYDGVDLIGEYDSAGALIRRYIHGGGVDDPVAWYEGAGTGDLRYFYTNQQGSIIGYSNASGALAEAYIYGPYGEPKNANNAESWSGARFRYTGQISLPEASLYYYKARVYDPAAGRFLQTDPIGSEDDLDLYAYVANDPVNATDPTGTQGQIRPPPRMAPIRPRPTRVVPQVPREAVAPGRAPPAPRQPVDTPVAPSPSLPGPRGAPTTLDKVIASRLNPRTLEGARRELNGDETSFKQDGSRYDHVSKVHQALGQLRNYESQLIRQQGDAVRSGNYEEASRLGQEMHRVNDTITRVESYMR, encoded by the coding sequence ATGAGCGAGCGTCAGATTTGGAACAGTGTGATTGCTGCAATCGGCCTGGTAAGCTTCCTGGGCTCCGCCGCGCAAAGCGTGTTCGCGGAAACTGTAACAGAAGTCACTCAATACAGTTATGATGGGCAAAATCGGCTTGTTTGCACCGCAACAAGAATGAATGCGTCTGCTTATGCTTCGGTTCCCGCAGATGCCTGTCTATTAGGCATCACAGGCATTTACGGCGACGACCGCATCAGCAAAAACATCTATGACTTAGCGGGGCAACTTATTGAAGTTGATCGCAGTGTCGGCGATCTGAATCAAAAATATGCACGTTATACCTACACGCTTAACGGGGAAAAGGCATCAGAACAAGATGCCAATGGAAACTTTACGTCCTTATCCTATGACGGTTTCGACCGCATTTTGAAGTTGCAATATCCGTCTACCACCTCCGGCGCAGGCACATCTAGCGTTTCGGACTACGAATTGTTTGGATATGATGCAAAAGGAAATAAAACCTCGTGGCGTAGGCGTGACGGCAATACAATCGCTTATACCTTCGATGCCCTGGCAAGAGAAATTGTAAGAGACTTGCCCTCTGGGACCAGCAGTGACGTCTACACAGGTTACAACCTTCTGGGAGATGTCATATACAAGCGCTTTGTATCCGCTTCTGGCACAGGTGTTTCTTACACACATGATGCCTTGGGTAGAATTACGTCAACCACGGACATGAATGGCCGAACGCTATCCTATCAGTATAATGCCGCTTCCGCCGCTACCCGAATAACCTGGCCCGATAACAACTACGCAGGGTTTGGACTGGACAATACCAACCGCCTTGTCAGTATCGGCATGAACGCGAATTCTGGGTTGGTGTCTCAGACCTACGACAGTCTGGGGCGCGTGGCTGCGATAGTTAAAGGGGGAGGAACAACAAGTTATAGTTATGATGACGCCGACCACCTGATCGCAATGACAAACGACTTTGCGGGAACAGCGAACGATATCTCGTGGTCGTTCTCAAACTATAATCCCGCCAGACAATTGATGGCCTGGAACGCGTCAACGACGATCTATGATTATAAACAAATTGGGGCTGCGGCGACCAGCAAAACCTTTGACGGCCTCAATCGTGATGCGACGATTGCAGCGCTCACGGGCGGTTACGATGCACGTGGGAATATGACCTATGATGGTACCCGCACTTTAACTTACGATCTCGAGAATCGCCTGCTTACGGCCACGGGAGGAAGCGCTTCTCTGACCTTGGCGTATGATCCGGAGGGCCGTCTCTACAAATATATTTCAGGCTCTACTATCACAACCTTCCTTTATGATGGCGTCGATCTTATAGGCGAATATGACAGTGCAGGTGCTCTAATAAGGAGATACATCCATGGGGGCGGTGTTGATGATCCTGTCGCATGGTACGAAGGGGCTGGCACTGGCGACCTCCGTTACTTTTACACGAACCAGCAAGGCAGTATTATAGGCTACAGCAATGCGTCAGGCGCCTTAGCCGAAGCATATATATACGGCCCGTACGGCGAGCCTAAAAATGCAAACAACGCCGAAAGCTGGTCTGGTGCGAGGTTCCGTTATACCGGCCAAATTTCTCTCCCGGAGGCCAGCTTATATTACTACAAGGCTCGCGTTTACGACCCAGCGGCAGGACGTTTCTTACAAACTGACCCCATCGGGTCAGAGGATGACCTCGATCTCTATGCCTATGTGGCGAATGATCCGGTTAACGCAACGGATCCCACAGGAACGCAGGGACAGATCCGTCCTCCCCCCCGTATGGCGCCAATAAGGCCGCGGCCGACACGTGTGGTTCCACAGGTTCCTCGTGAGGCGGTTGCACCAGGACGTGCTCCACCTGCGCCGCGCCAACCAGTCGATACGCCTGTGGCACCTTCGCCTTCCTTACCAGGCCCCCGGGGCGCGCCTACCACTCTAGACAAAGTTATTGCAAGTAGGCTTAATCCGCGCACGCTGGAAGGGGCGCGCCGGGAGCTCAACGGCGACGAGACCTCGTTCAAACAAGATGGAAGCCGCTACGATCATGTAAGCAAGGTCCATCAGGCTTTAGGCCAACTACGCAATTACGAAAGCCAGCTTATAAGGCAACAAGGCGACGCAGTTCGTTCGGGAAACTACGAAGAAGCTAGTAGGCTG